A single region of the Sorghum bicolor cultivar BTx623 chromosome 7, Sorghum_bicolor_NCBIv3, whole genome shotgun sequence genome encodes:
- the LOC8062407 gene encoding probable pre-mRNA-splicing factor ATP-dependent RNA helicase DEAH5 has product MAAATGAGAVSEGMRRLTQLSLVSKVCSELESHLGVADRVLAEFVVDLGRASASAAAFAAALRDHGAELPDYLVRSLHAVITAIPDSGPAPPASRGAGARGRVDKAAGAGADEDQEPELNQVRRGRITRVGDAGCFVRLGAGARGREGLVHVSQMPGGRRATVTRGQEVFVKVVSVDGAKLGLSMRDVDQDTGRDLLPMPRNRGEEDAPRANPPADRAGAAGRRRKGVSGIFVPDENEDKAGPAPRRPTRRMTSPERWEVKQLIASGVLDAKDYPVLDEDDQGMFYQEEEVELEIELNEDEPAFLRGKGRSSADMSPVRISMNPEGSMSRAAALQSALIKERRDIRTQEQRGMVDAIPKDLNRSWEDPMSSGGRYLMQELVGTGLSAQSVPEWKMTYGKAGTYGQKSRLSIQEQRQSLPIFKLKKELINAVNDNQVLVVIGETGSGKTTQVTQYLAEAGYTTKGKIACTQPRRVAAESIAKRVAEEVGCRVGEEVGYSIRFDDCTGPETVIKYMTDGMLLREILMDGDLSSYSVVMLDEAHERTIYTDILFSLLKQLIKRRSDLKLIVTSATLDAEKFSGYFFDCNIFTIPGRTFPVEILHTKQPESDYMDAALITVLQIHLTEPEGDILLFLTGQEEIDHACERLHERMKAFGGDIPELIICPVYSALPTEVQSKIFEPAPPGKRKVVVATNIAEASITIDGIYYVVDPGFAKLNVYNPKLGLDSLVITPISQASAKQRAGRAGRTGPGKCYRLYTESAYRNEIPPTTTPEIQRANLGWTVLNMKAMGINDLLSFDFMDPPASQALISAMEQLYSLGALDEEGLLTRLGRKMSEFPQEPPLSKMLLASVDLGCSDEILTIIAMIQTGNIFYRPREKQAQADRKRSNFFQPEGDHLTLLTVYEAWKAKGFSGPWCVENFIQVNSLRRAQDVRKQLLEIMDKFKLNVISAGNNSTKIGKALAAGFFFHAARKDPSGGYRTLADHQQVYIHPSSALFHQQPQLVIYHEIVMTTKEYMREVTAVDPRWLVELAPRFYRSVDPMKISKRKRQERIEPLYDRYNEPNSWRLSKRRW; this is encoded by the coding sequence ATGGCGGCGGCGACCGGCGCAGGTGCGGTGAGCGAGGGGATGCGGCGGCTCACGCAGCTCTCGCTCGTCTCCAAGGTCTGCTCGGAGCTGGAGTCCCACCTCGGCGTCGCGGACCGCGTCCTGGCCGAGTTCGTCGTCGACCTGGGccgcgcctccgcctccgccgccgccttcgCCGCCGCGCTCAGGGACCACGGCGCCGAGCTGCCGGACTACCTCGTCCGCTCCCTCCACGCCGTCATCACCGCCATCCCGGACAGCGGCCCCGCTCCCCCCGCCTCCCGTGGTGCTGGTGCCCGGGGGCGCGTGGACAaggcggcgggggcgggggcggacGAGGACCAGGAGCCGGAGTTGAACCAGGTGCGCCGGGGGAGGATCACCCGGGTGGGCGACGCCGGGTGCTTCGTCCGCCTCGGCGCCGGCGCGCGCGGCCGCGAGGGCCTCGTGCACGTCTCCCAGATGCCCGGCGGCCGCCGCGCCACCGTCACGCGCGGGCAGGAGGTGTTCGTCAAGGTCGTCTCGGTGGATGGCGCCAAGCTGGGACTGTCGATGCGAGACGTCGATCAGGATACCGGAAGGGATCTCCTGCCTATGCCTCGAAACCGTGGGGAGGAGGACGCGCCGAGGGCAAATCCGCCAGCTGATCGTGCCGGAGCCgccgggaggaggaggaagggggTTTCTGGGATTTTCGTTCCCGATGAGAACGAGGACAAGGCTGGTCCTGCGCCTCGCAGGCCAACTAGGCGGATGACCTCACCGGAGAGGTGGGAGGTGAAGCAGCTGATTGCGTCGGGGGTGTTGGATGCCAAGGACTACCCGGTGTTGGATGAGGATGATCAGGGGATGTTCTACCAGGAGGAAGAAGTGGAGCTTGAGATTGAACTCAATGAGGATGAGCCGGCGTTCTTGCGGGGAAAGGGGCGATCCTCGGCTGACATGTCTCCAGTGAGGATTTCCATGAATCCCGAGGGGTCGATGAGCCGTGCGGCAGCACTGCAGTCTGCGCTTATCAAGGAGAGGCGTGATATTCGCACCCAGGAGCAAAGAGGAATGGTTGATGCAATCCCCAAGGACCTTAACCGGTCATGGGAGGATCCCATGTCAAGTGGTGGAAGGTATCTGATGCAGGAGCTGGTGGGCACTGGACTATCAGCACAGAGTGTGCCGGAATGGAAGATGACATATGGGAAGGCCGGAACATATGGGCAGAAGTCGAGGCTTTCGATTCAGGAGCAGAGACAAAGCCTTCCAATATTCAAGCTGAAAAAGGAGCTGATCAATGCTGTTAATGACAACCAAGTCTTGGTGGTTATCGGTGAGACTGGCTCAGGGAAAACAACCCAGGTTACGCAGTACCTCGCCGAGGCAGGGTATACTACAAAGGGAAAGATTGCATGTACTCAACCTCGCAGGGTTGCTGCAGAGTCGATTGCAAAGCGAGTAGCAGAGGAGGTTGGCTGTCGAGTGGGTGAGGAAGTTGGTTATTCTATACGCTTTGATGATTGCACAGGACCTGAAACTGTCATCAAGTACATGACAGACGGCATGCTCCTACGTGAGATTTTGATGGATGGAGACCTGTCTTCTTATTCAGTGGTCATGCTTGATGAGGCACATGAGAGAACCATCTACACAGACATTCTCTTCAGTTTGCTAAAGCAGCTAATTAAGCGGAGAAGTGACCTCAAGTTAATAGTCACTTCAGCCACTCTTGATGCTGAGAAGTTCTCTGGTTATTTTTTTGATTGCAATATTTTCACAATTCCTGGAAGAACGTTTCCAGTTGAGATACTACATACTAAACAGCCAGAGAGTGACTACATGGATGCTGCACTGATCACGGTATTGCAGATCCATCTGACTGAACCCGAAGGAGATATCCTATTGTTCCTGACTGGCCAGGAAGAGATTGATCATGCTTGCGAACGTCTCCATGAGAGGATGAAGGCATTCGGTGGGGACATACCAGAGCTGATAATTTGTCCTGTGTACAGTGCTCTTCCTACTGAAGTTCAGTCGAAGATATTCGAACCAGCTCCTCCTGGTAAGAGGAAGGTGGTCGTGGCCACCAACATAGCAGAAGCATCTATTACCATAGATGGAATTTACTATGTTGTTGACCCAGGCTTTGCAAAGCTAAATGTCTATAACCCAAAACTGGGTCTGGATTCACTGGTTATCACCCCGATCTCTCAGGCATCAGCTAAGCAAAGAGCAGGGCGTGCTGGACGTACAGGTCCAGGTAAATGTTACCGTCTATACACTGAGAGTGCCTATCGCAATGAAATACCACCAACAACCACTCCAGAAATTCAGAGGGCTAACTTGGGGTGGACGGTTCTTAATATGAAGGCAATGGGAATAAATGACCTTTTGTCATTTGACTTCATGGATCCTCCAGCATCTCAAGCACTTATATCAGCTATGGAACAACTGTACAGTCTCGGTGCCTTAGATGAAGAGGGTCTTCTTACCAGGCTAGGGAGAAAAATGTCCGAATTTCCACAAGAACCACCTCTTTCTAAGATGCTCCTTGCTAGTGTAGACCTTGGATGCAGTGACGAAATACTGACAATCATTGCAATGATTCAGACTGGGAACATATTCTATCGACCAAGGGAGAAGCAAGCACAAGCAGATCGGAAAAGATCGAACTTTTTCCAGCCGGAAGGCGATCATCTCACCCTACTCACTGTGTATGAGGCATGGAAGGCAAAGGGGTTTTCTGGACCATGGTgtgttgagaatttcattcagGTAAACTCACTAAGGAGGGCACAGGATGTGAGGAAACAGCTTCTTGAGATTATGGACAAGTTCAAGCTCAATGTCATCTCTGCTGGGAACAATTCCACCAAGATAGGGAAAGCCCTTGCCGCTGGATTCTTCTTCCACGCTGCAAGGAAGGACCCCAGTGGAGGGTACCGTACCCTCGCTGATCATCAGCAGGTTTATATCCACCCGAGCAGCGCTCTCTTTCACCAGCAGCCACAGTTGGTGATCTACCATGAAATTGTTATGACAACGAAAGAGTATATGAGGGAGGTCACGGCGGTGGACCCAAGATGGTTAGTAGAGTTGGCACCGAGGTTCTATAGGTCAGTGGACCCAATGAAGATCAGTAAGCGAAAACGCCAAGAAAGGATCGAGCCTTTGTACGATAGATACAATGAGCCCAACTCATGGCGCCTGAGCAAGCGCCGCTGGTGA